ATTGTTTGAAATTCTCTTATTGAATTAAGAATATACTTTTGCCTATTTATATCTAATTCAGAAAGAACGTCATCTAGTAAAAGAACAGGATATTCACCTGTTTGTTCTTTTATGATCTCTAATGATGCAAGTTTTATAGTTAATACTGCTGTCCTTTGTTGACCTTGAGACCCAAAAGTTCTAGTATCTGTATTATTTATATTTACTGCAAAATCATCTCTATGTGGACCAAATGAAGTACTTCCCTTTTCAAAATCTTTTTTTACATTTTCTCTTAATAAATTATAAAAGTCATTTTGAATGTTGTTTAAATCTTTAATAGACGTTATATATTTAAATTCTATATTTTCCTTTTGTGAAGTTATATCTTTATGAATTTTATTTCCCCTAATGCTTAAAGATTCTATGTATTTAAGCCTCTCTTTTATTATATAACTTCCATATTTACTTAATTGATGATCGTAAACTTCAGTAACTTCTGTGTTAGAGTTCCATTTTCTAAGAATAGTATTCCTCTCATTCAAAACTTTATTATATCTTACTAAACTATAGTAATATTTTTTGTTCAATTTACTGAGTTCAATATCTAAAAATTTTCGTCTATAGGAAGGTGATTCTTTCACAATTTTTAAATCTTCTGGGGAAAACATTACAACGTTAAAAACACCTATAAGATCTGAGATAGTCTTTAATTTTATAGAATTAACCCTAACGCCTTTTTTACCTTCTTTGAATATTTTAATGTCTATCTTCTTATCTAGCCTTTCTTTACTAATATAAACGCTTATATAGGCATCCCTAGCCCCCCACTTTATAAGTTCTTTATCCTTATTGGTTCTATGAGATTTGCCTATACTACAATAATATATACTTTCAAGAATATTTGTTTTTCCTTGGGCATTATCTCCTATAAAGACATTTATGCCACTATGAAGTTTTAAAGATAATATTTCATAGTTTCTAAAATTAATTAACTCTAAATTTTTAATATACATAACAACACCTGTTGTAATTATACCATATAACTCATATCTTAACTAAGTTTAAATATTAAATAATTTTATATGCGTCTCCGTTAAATTCTACTATGTCACCTGGTACTAGCTTTCTTCCTCTTCTATTTTCCACTTCTCCGTTTACTATAACTTCATCATTTTGAATATAGAATTTTGCTTCTGAACCCATAGTTGCAATTCCCGACCATTTTAAGAAAGCATCTAACTTTATGAACTCTGTACTTATTTTTATTTCTTGCATATACAATCCTCCAACTTATTTTTCATAAACAAACATTTACGCATTTAAAAGTCTTACTGGTAAAACTAAGTAAGTGTATGCTTTTTCTTCTTTACTCTTGATAACACAAGGACTTACGCTACTATCAAATTCCATTATTATTTCATCATCTTCTAGAATTTTAAGCACATCAATTAGGTATTTTGAATTAAATGCAATTTGAAGTTCGTCACCTTGCAAAATGATATTTAGTTCTTCTCTAACCTTTCCCAATTGAGAATTAGAAGTGATAATTAGATTGTCATCTTTAATGTCGAATTTTACAAGATTCGTGTTTCCGTCTTTTCCCATTAAAGATGCTCTTTCAATACAATTCAATAATTCAGATCTTTTAGCTGTTACTTTTAACTTGTATTCTTCTGGAATTATAGAATTATATTTTATAAATTCTCCTTCTAAAAGTCTAGATATAACCTTAGTTTCTCCTAGATTAAAAAGAATATGGTTAGGAGTAAAAGTTATATTTACATTTTTTTCATCTTCACTCAGTATTTTAGAAACTTCACTAAATGTTTTTCCTGGAATTACCGCACTTATAGTGTTTTCATTGTTAA
This Clostridium novyi NT DNA region includes the following protein-coding sequences:
- the dnaN gene encoding DNA polymerase III subunit beta, whose protein sequence is MKFTCAKNKLQEAISIAQKAVTGKSPMPILQGIHLSAKDNELTLIGSDIDLSIETKIEAEVEEEGTIVVDSKIFGEIIRKLPNSSVKINTTDNNSIEIFCEKSKFDLIHMDADEFPGLPRINENMIFSIPEKVLKNMIKGTIFAIAQDETRPILTGILFEVRDEKLNLVALDGYRLALRSNEINNENTISAVIPGKTFSEVSKILSEDEKNVNITFTPNHILFNLGETKVISRLLEGEFIKYNSIIPEEYKLKVTAKRSELLNCIERASLMGKDGNTNLVKFDIKDDNLIITSNSQLGKVREELNIILQGDELQIAFNSKYLIDVLKILEDDEIIMEFDSSVSPCVIKSKEEKAYTYLVLPVRLLNA
- the yaaA gene encoding S4 domain-containing protein YaaA, whose protein sequence is MQEIKISTEFIKLDAFLKWSGIATMGSEAKFYIQNDEVIVNGEVENRRGRKLVPGDIVEFNGDAYKII
- the recF gene encoding DNA replication/repair protein RecF (All proteins in this family for which functions are known are DNA-binding proteins that assist the filamentation of RecA onto DNA for the initiation of recombination or recombinational repair.) — protein: MYIKNLELINFRNYEILSLKLHSGINVFIGDNAQGKTNILESIYYCSIGKSHRTNKDKELIKWGARDAYISVYISKERLDKKIDIKIFKEGKKGVRVNSIKLKTISDLIGVFNVVMFSPEDLKIVKESPSYRRKFLDIELSKLNKKYYYSLVRYNKVLNERNTILRKWNSNTEVTEVYDHQLSKYGSYIIKERLKYIESLSIRGNKIHKDITSQKENIEFKYITSIKDLNNIQNDFYNLLRENVKKDFEKGSTSFGPHRDDFAVNINNTDTRTFGSQGQQRTAVLTIKLASLEIIKEQTGEYPVLLLDDVLSELDINRQKYILNSIREFQTIITGTGLIDIREYLDDHVKLFKVTNGTVNQ